The Deltaproteobacteria bacterium nucleotide sequence TTCTGAGAGGTTGGCAAAAAGTATGGTTCAAAATTTGTTAGGTATAGAGACAGAAGATATCACTGAAAAGGACATAGAGGATTGCATTAAAGAGGCAGTCAACATGATTTGCGGAAACTTTTTAGGGAGACTTGACCAGACGAAAGTGTTTGATCTATCCATACCATCATTTTCACAACGTCCGGGGAAAGCCGCGCAGGGGGAAAATGTCTGCATGTTGTATTTTGATTCAGATAGT carries:
- a CDS encoding chemotaxis protein CheX, coding for MKEMKETLMVAIFDVFERMFYVFLEPVNDEYSDYAMAATIQFGGALKGEVKIFVSERLAKSMVQNLLGIETEDITEKDIEDCIKEAVNMICGNFLGRLDQTKVFDLSIPSFSQRPGKAAQGENVCMLYFDSDSDGFGTTLTLFN